A window of the Cannabis sativa cultivar Pink pepper isolate KNU-18-1 chromosome X, ASM2916894v1, whole genome shotgun sequence genome harbors these coding sequences:
- the LOC115698957 gene encoding uncharacterized vacuolar membrane protein YML018C isoform X1, with product MGWKYKAGLFLIVTVVVIWVISAEVTQDIFTDYKQPFAVTYLGASLMVVYLPVSFLKDWLCSLLRRRSSKGGKNAESMNEFSSGFTSPLKYGGQKEYELEMQGMLTRKDSEADLSPLAEGRPLVSRHKDELHVLKQERKLTTREVATYGFYIAPIWFITEYLSNAALARTSVASTTVLSSTSGLFTLFIGAFLGQDSLNVAKVVAVFVSMAGVIMTTMGKTWATDDSKLGSSTNGERSLVGDVFGLLSAVSYGLFTVLLKKFSGEEGENADVQKLFGYIGLFTLVALWWLVWPLTALGIEPKFTIPHSIKLDEVVLANGFVGSVLSDYFWALCVVWTTPLVATLGMSLTIPLAMVADMMIHGRHYSAVYILGSAQVFAGFVIANISDWFSKKLGL from the exons ATGGGTTGGAAATACAAGGCTGGGCTGTTCCTCATAGTTACCGTTGTTGTTATATGGGTTATCTCAGCTGAAGTCACCCAG GACATATTTACGGATTATAAGCAGCCATTCGCAGTAACTTATCTTGGAGCTTCTCTTATGGTAGTTTATCTTCCAGTATCATTCCTTAAGGATTGGTTGTGTAGTTTACTAAGACGTCGTTCTTCAAAAGGTGGCAAAAATGCAGAAAGCATGAACGAATTTTCTTCTGGATTTACTTCTCCTTTGAAGTATGGAGGGCAGAAAGAATATGAACTGGAAATGCAAGGGATGTTAACTAGAAAAGATAGTGAAGCAGACCTTTCTCCTCTTGCAGAAGGAAGACCTTTGGTTTCTAGACACAAAGATGAATTGCATGTGCTGAAACAAGAGAGAAAGCTTACAACAAGGGAAGTTGCTACATATGGATTCTACATAGCCCCCATTTGGTTTATTACTGAA TATTTGTCAAATGCTGCACTTGCACGGACGAGTGTTGCAAGTACAACTGTATTATCTTCTACTTCAGGACTCTTTACACTTTTCATTGGAGCATTTCTCGGTCAAGATTCTTTGAATGTAGCAAAAGTTGTTGCTGTTTTTGTTAGCATGGCTGGCGTTATAATGACAACTATGGGAAAAACATGGGCTACTGATGATTCAAAATTAGGATCCTCTAC CAATGGGGAACGTTCTCTTGTTGGAGATGTTTTTGGCCTTCTCTCCGCTGTGTCATATGGTCTATTTACAG TGCTTCTTAAAAAGTTTTCTGGTGAGGAAGGAGAAAATGCTGATGTTCAGAAGTTGTTCGGATATATTGGATTGTTTACGCTGGTAGCACTATGGTGGCTCG TTTGGCCATTGACTGCATTGGGAATTGAACCGAAATTTACGATTCCTCACTCTATCAAACTGGACGAAGTAGTTCTTGCCAATGGCTTTGTTGGAAGTGTACTCTCAGATTACTTTTG GGCATTGTGTGTAGTGTGGACAACTCCTCTGGTCGCGACCCTAGGCATGTCACTCACCATACCACTTGCAATGGTGGCTGACATGATGATCCACGGGCGTCACTATTCAGCAGTTTACATTCTTGGCTCGGCTCAG GTCTTTGCTGGATTTGTAATTGCCAATATTTCGGATTGGTTCTCCAAGAAGTTGGGCTTATAG
- the LOC115698957 gene encoding uncharacterized protein LOC115698957 isoform X2, which yields MGWKYKAGLFLIVTVVVIWVISAEVTQDIFTDYKQPFAVTYLGASLMVVYLPVSFLKDWLCSLLRRRSSKGGKNAESMNEFSSGFTSPLKYGGQKEYELEMQGMLTRKDSEADLSPLAEGRPLVSRHKDELHVLKQERKLTTREVATYGFYIAPIWFITEYLSNAALARTSVASTTVLSSTSGLFTLFIGAFLGQDSLNVAKVVAVFVSMAGVIMTTMGKTWATDDSKLGSSTNGERSLVGDVFGLLSAVSYGLFTVLLKKFSGEEGENADVQKLFGYIGLFTLVALWWLVWPLTALGIEPKFTIPHSIKLDEVVLANGFVGIVCSVDNSSGRDPRHVTHHTTCNGG from the exons ATGGGTTGGAAATACAAGGCTGGGCTGTTCCTCATAGTTACCGTTGTTGTTATATGGGTTATCTCAGCTGAAGTCACCCAG GACATATTTACGGATTATAAGCAGCCATTCGCAGTAACTTATCTTGGAGCTTCTCTTATGGTAGTTTATCTTCCAGTATCATTCCTTAAGGATTGGTTGTGTAGTTTACTAAGACGTCGTTCTTCAAAAGGTGGCAAAAATGCAGAAAGCATGAACGAATTTTCTTCTGGATTTACTTCTCCTTTGAAGTATGGAGGGCAGAAAGAATATGAACTGGAAATGCAAGGGATGTTAACTAGAAAAGATAGTGAAGCAGACCTTTCTCCTCTTGCAGAAGGAAGACCTTTGGTTTCTAGACACAAAGATGAATTGCATGTGCTGAAACAAGAGAGAAAGCTTACAACAAGGGAAGTTGCTACATATGGATTCTACATAGCCCCCATTTGGTTTATTACTGAA TATTTGTCAAATGCTGCACTTGCACGGACGAGTGTTGCAAGTACAACTGTATTATCTTCTACTTCAGGACTCTTTACACTTTTCATTGGAGCATTTCTCGGTCAAGATTCTTTGAATGTAGCAAAAGTTGTTGCTGTTTTTGTTAGCATGGCTGGCGTTATAATGACAACTATGGGAAAAACATGGGCTACTGATGATTCAAAATTAGGATCCTCTAC CAATGGGGAACGTTCTCTTGTTGGAGATGTTTTTGGCCTTCTCTCCGCTGTGTCATATGGTCTATTTACAG TGCTTCTTAAAAAGTTTTCTGGTGAGGAAGGAGAAAATGCTGATGTTCAGAAGTTGTTCGGATATATTGGATTGTTTACGCTGGTAGCACTATGGTGGCTCG TTTGGCCATTGACTGCATTGGGAATTGAACCGAAATTTACGATTCCTCACTCTATCAAACTGGACGAAGTAGTTCTTGCCAATGGCTTTGTTGG CATTGTGTGTAGTGTGGACAACTCCTCTGGTCGCGACCCTAGGCATGTCACTCACCATACCACTTGCAATGGTGGCTGA